The following proteins come from a genomic window of Mycobacterium sp. DL:
- a CDS encoding HAMP domain-containing sensor histidine kinase, translated as MPTADLWEIVGWALACSVPVVLIGAAIIRLARSWSLAVSMVTLVLIPVLATFTGVLGASGFMVTGTFEQTAVVLVIVSIVTIPAAVMLGRYQARRTVWEAEIRDSERAAEQSRRRLVAFVSHDLRTPLAGIRAVSEAIADGVVPDDEVKVHAKHIEHESVRLSEMVDDLFEMSKINAGALTPSFEKVALDEVVDDVLAAHRIAAERAGVRLRADLPEQPVRVVGSDRALVRVLSNLVANAIAHTPEGGSVELALGSDENSAWARVDDTGVGIDEADLPRVFDVAYRGSNSRVPRTDSSLPSGSGLGLAIAAGLVQAHRGTLSAHNLPTGARFEVRLPLASD; from the coding sequence ATGCCCACGGCTGATCTCTGGGAGATAGTCGGATGGGCGCTGGCCTGCTCGGTACCTGTGGTCCTGATCGGTGCCGCGATCATCCGGCTGGCGCGGTCCTGGTCGCTGGCCGTCAGCATGGTGACGCTCGTGCTGATCCCGGTGCTCGCAACCTTCACCGGGGTGTTGGGCGCCAGCGGGTTCATGGTCACCGGAACCTTCGAACAGACCGCCGTCGTGCTGGTGATCGTCTCGATCGTGACGATCCCGGCCGCCGTGATGCTGGGCCGCTACCAGGCCCGGCGCACCGTCTGGGAAGCCGAGATCCGCGACTCAGAACGCGCCGCCGAACAGTCGCGGCGCCGACTGGTGGCGTTCGTCAGCCACGATCTGCGAACCCCGCTGGCGGGCATCCGCGCTGTCTCCGAGGCGATCGCCGACGGCGTGGTTCCCGACGACGAGGTGAAGGTGCACGCCAAGCACATCGAGCACGAGTCGGTCCGACTGTCCGAGATGGTCGACGACCTGTTCGAGATGTCGAAGATCAATGCCGGCGCGCTGACCCCGTCGTTCGAGAAGGTCGCGCTCGACGAGGTGGTCGACGACGTGCTCGCCGCGCACCGGATCGCCGCCGAGCGCGCCGGGGTGAGGCTGCGGGCCGACCTGCCCGAGCAGCCGGTGCGGGTGGTCGGCAGTGACCGCGCGTTGGTCAGGGTGTTGTCGAACCTGGTGGCCAATGCGATTGCGCACACGCCCGAGGGTGGCAGCGTCGAGTTGGCGCTGGGCTCAGACGAGAACAGCGCGTGGGCCCGCGTCGACGACACCGGCGTCGGCATCGACGAGGCGGACCTGCCGAGGGTGTTCGACGTCGCCTATCGCGGGTCCAACAGCCGGGTGCCGCGCACCGATTCGTCGCTGCCGAGCGGGTCGGGTCTCGGGTTGGCGATCGCCGCCGGACTCGTTCAGGCCCACCGCGGCACGCTGTCGGCGCACAATCTGCCGACCGGCGCCCGCTTCGAGGTCCGCCTGCCGCTCGCCAGCGACTGA
- a CDS encoding molybdopterin-dependent oxidoreductase, whose translation MALGVTVAVCFVTGLMSHFIQHPQPWFWWPTRPVGLYRFTQGLHVATGIAAIPLLIVKLWSVWPKLFERPLIGGVVRQIERLSILVLVGSMLFQLSTGLLNIAQWYAFEFFFTTAHYAMSYVAIGAVIVHIGVKLPVIRQALSEPISDVAQGGAIGPSRRTVLRGTWVAVGLATVVTVGQTVPLLRRVSVLAPRTGEGPQGVPINRSAIAAGVTRAASSPDYRLTVAHGDRTQTFTVADLQAMPQTTHRLPIACVEGWSASAEWTGVVLADLIATVGASADSDVRMISLEPPGPYSRTVLPARHARDDMTLIALKINGETLNLDHGYPCRLIAPTRPGVLQTKWLTRIEVV comes from the coding sequence ATGGCGCTGGGTGTCACGGTTGCGGTCTGCTTCGTCACCGGCCTGATGAGTCACTTCATCCAGCACCCGCAGCCCTGGTTCTGGTGGCCTACGCGGCCGGTCGGGCTGTACCGGTTCACCCAGGGGTTGCACGTCGCCACGGGGATCGCCGCGATCCCGTTGCTCATCGTCAAGCTGTGGTCGGTGTGGCCGAAGCTGTTCGAGCGTCCGCTGATCGGTGGCGTCGTCCGCCAGATCGAGCGGCTGTCGATCCTGGTACTGGTCGGTTCGATGCTGTTCCAGCTCAGCACCGGCCTGCTCAACATCGCGCAGTGGTACGCGTTCGAGTTCTTCTTCACCACAGCCCATTACGCGATGTCCTATGTGGCGATCGGCGCCGTCATCGTGCACATCGGCGTCAAGTTGCCGGTGATCCGCCAGGCGCTCAGCGAGCCGATATCCGATGTCGCCCAGGGCGGGGCGATCGGTCCGTCCCGGCGTACCGTGCTGCGCGGCACCTGGGTGGCCGTGGGGTTGGCGACGGTGGTCACCGTCGGGCAGACGGTGCCGCTGCTGCGCCGCGTGTCGGTGCTCGCCCCGCGAACCGGCGAAGGGCCCCAGGGTGTTCCGATCAATCGGTCGGCGATCGCCGCCGGGGTGACGCGCGCGGCGAGCTCGCCGGACTACCGGTTGACGGTCGCCCACGGCGACCGTACCCAGACCTTCACGGTCGCCGACCTGCAGGCGATGCCGCAGACCACCCACCGGCTGCCGATCGCCTGTGTGGAGGGGTGGAGTGCCTCCGCGGAGTGGACCGGTGTGGTGCTGGCGGACCTGATCGCCACGGTGGGGGCGTCGGCCGATTCCGACGTGCGGATGATCTCGCTGGAACCTCCGGGTCCGTACTCCCGGACGGTGCTGCCGGCCCGCCATGCCCGTGACGACATGACGTTGATCGCGCTGAAGATCAACGGCGAGACCCTCAACCTCGACCACGGGTATCCGTGCCGCCTCATCGCGCCGACGAGACCCGGTGTGCTGCAGACGAAGTGGTTGACCCGGATCGAGGTCGTCTGA
- a CDS encoding class I SAM-dependent methyltransferase → MFGQLYDQALDGERCWIRHDDGRVKKLPVRSWLGGRHADARFDNAVVGMCEGPTIDLGCGPGRLVAHLVQRGVPALGVDLSATAVKLARSSGAPALRRDMFEPLPATGRWQTVLLADGNVGVGGDPRRVLRRAAELLRSGGHCVAEFDSTTTGIDVGWVRLESSRTIGPWFRWASVGIDCVPSLAVEVGLAVADIHRIGSRVVATLAAT, encoded by the coding sequence ATGTTCGGACAGCTGTACGACCAGGCGCTCGATGGCGAGCGATGTTGGATTCGCCACGACGACGGCCGGGTCAAGAAGCTCCCCGTGCGCAGTTGGCTGGGTGGGCGCCACGCCGACGCCCGGTTCGACAATGCGGTGGTCGGCATGTGTGAGGGGCCGACGATCGATTTGGGTTGCGGCCCTGGGCGACTGGTCGCGCACCTGGTGCAGCGCGGTGTTCCGGCTCTGGGGGTGGATCTGTCGGCGACGGCGGTGAAGCTGGCCCGCAGCAGTGGCGCTCCGGCGTTGCGGCGGGACATGTTCGAACCTCTCCCGGCCACCGGGCGCTGGCAGACGGTGCTGCTGGCAGACGGCAATGTCGGGGTGGGCGGCGACCCGCGCCGGGTGCTGCGACGAGCCGCCGAGCTGTTGCGCTCCGGTGGTCACTGCGTCGCCGAATTCGACTCGACCACTACGGGTATCGACGTCGGCTGGGTGCGCTTGGAGTCGTCGCGCACGATCGGCCCGTGGTTTCGCTGGGCCTCGGTGGGAATCGACTGCGTCCCCTCGCTGGCCGTCGAGGTCGGGCTGGCGGTGGCCGACATCCACCGTATCGGCAGCAGGGTGGTCGCCACCCTGGCCGCGACGTGA
- a CDS encoding response regulator transcription factor has translation MTRVLIADDDDVVRDVVRRYLERDGLDVSIAHDGNEALRLLGSQRIDVAVLDVMMPGPDGLSLCRSLRRGGDYTVPVILLTALGEEEDRIAGLEAGADDYLTKPFSPRELALRVRSVLRRSPTPGGVLPIDVNSGELTVSTASRTVTVAGRPVNLTNREFDLLLFFLTHTDTVFTREDLLRQVWRWDFGDLSTVTVHVKRLRSKLGERHRVQTVWGRGYMWTSDHAAVGRSDAHG, from the coding sequence GTGACCCGTGTCCTGATTGCCGACGACGACGACGTCGTCCGCGACGTCGTGCGCCGATACCTGGAGCGTGACGGACTCGACGTGTCGATCGCTCACGACGGCAACGAAGCCTTACGACTGCTCGGTTCGCAGCGCATCGACGTTGCGGTTCTGGACGTGATGATGCCGGGGCCGGACGGGTTGTCGTTGTGCCGCAGCCTGCGTCGGGGAGGTGACTACACCGTGCCGGTGATCCTGCTGACCGCGCTCGGCGAGGAAGAGGACCGCATCGCCGGACTCGAGGCGGGCGCCGACGACTACCTGACCAAGCCGTTCAGCCCGCGTGAGCTCGCGCTGCGGGTCCGCTCGGTGTTGCGGCGCTCCCCCACACCCGGCGGCGTGCTCCCCATCGACGTGAACTCCGGCGAGCTCACGGTCTCGACTGCGTCGCGCACCGTCACGGTCGCCGGCAGGCCGGTGAACCTCACCAACCGCGAGTTCGACCTGCTGTTGTTCTTCCTCACCCACACCGACACCGTCTTCACCAGGGAAGACCTGCTCAGACAGGTGTGGCGCTGGGACTTCGGGGACCTGTCGACGGTGACAGTGCACGTCAAGCGGTTGCGCTCCAAACTCGGCGAGCGACATCGGGTGCAGACAGTGTGGGGTCGCGGCTACATGTGGACCTCCGACCACGCGGCGGTAGGGAGGTCGGATGCCCACGGCTGA
- a CDS encoding glycosyltransferase family 2 protein, with protein MPDCPVTVVLPCLDEAASLPGVLAALPTGYRALVVDNNSTDDTADVARRHGAQVVAESRPGYGAAVHAGVVAATTPIVAVLDGDGSLDPAELPALVDDVERGADMAIGRRRARPGLKWPWHARLGTAAVCWRLRTRHGLQVHDIAPMRVARRDALLALGVADRRSGYPLELLVRAAQAGWSVTEHDVAYGPRTGGKSKVSGSVRGSATAAWDFWRVIS; from the coding sequence ATGCCCGACTGTCCTGTCACGGTGGTGCTGCCGTGTCTAGACGAGGCTGCGTCTTTGCCCGGAGTGCTGGCGGCCCTGCCGACTGGGTATAGAGCTCTCGTGGTGGACAACAACAGCACCGACGACACGGCGGACGTGGCGCGTCGGCACGGCGCCCAGGTGGTCGCCGAGAGCAGGCCTGGATACGGTGCCGCGGTACACGCCGGGGTGGTCGCGGCGACGACGCCGATCGTCGCGGTTCTCGACGGCGACGGCTCTCTGGATCCCGCGGAGCTTCCGGCTCTGGTCGACGACGTCGAACGTGGCGCCGACATGGCGATCGGGCGGCGGCGCGCCCGCCCCGGCCTGAAATGGCCCTGGCACGCCCGACTCGGTACGGCGGCGGTGTGCTGGCGGCTGCGGACGCGGCACGGTCTGCAGGTGCACGACATCGCCCCGATGCGGGTGGCACGACGCGACGCGCTGCTGGCGCTGGGGGTGGCCGACCGGCGCTCGGGCTATCCGCTCGAGCTGCTGGTGCGCGCCGCGCAGGCGGGGTGGTCGGTCACCGAACACGATGTGGCGTACGGGCCCCGCACCGGCGGCAAGTCCAAGGTCAGCGGCTCGGTCCGCGGCAGCGCCACCGCCGCATGGGATTTCTGGCGGGTCATCTCGTGA
- a CDS encoding DUF2064 domain-containing protein — MIPVSVLVVAKAPVPGLAKTRLAAGVGDDVAAEIAAAALLDTLDAVADAPVAARVVALTGNLDDAKRAHEIRSRLADFIVVTQRGEGFADRLANAHLDAAAATGGLPVLQIGMDTPQVSPELIGRCAQSLADHHTVLGMARDGGWWVLGVTDAATADCLREVPMSAPDTGAVTLAALRHTVRHVELLCELADVDTLDDVVEVRRACPPGSRFSRITATQGV, encoded by the coding sequence GTGATACCGGTGAGCGTGCTGGTGGTCGCCAAGGCGCCGGTGCCGGGTCTGGCCAAAACCCGCCTGGCGGCCGGGGTGGGTGACGACGTGGCCGCCGAGATCGCCGCAGCTGCGCTGCTCGACACTCTCGACGCGGTTGCCGACGCCCCGGTGGCCGCGAGGGTGGTCGCCCTGACCGGGAACCTCGATGACGCCAAGCGGGCGCACGAGATCCGTTCCCGGCTGGCGGATTTCATCGTCGTCACCCAACGCGGTGAGGGCTTCGCCGACCGGCTCGCCAACGCGCATCTGGACGCGGCCGCGGCAACCGGCGGGCTGCCCGTGCTGCAGATCGGCATGGACACCCCCCAGGTGAGCCCGGAGCTGATCGGTCGGTGTGCGCAGTCGCTCGCCGACCACCACACCGTTCTCGGCATGGCCCGCGACGGCGGTTGGTGGGTGCTGGGTGTCACCGACGCCGCGACGGCCGACTGCCTGCGCGAGGTGCCGATGTCGGCGCCCGATACGGGCGCTGTAACGCTGGCGGCCCTGCGGCACACGGTCAGGCATGTGGAACTTCTCTGTGAGCTCGCCGACGTCGACACCCTCGACGATGTCGTCGAGGTACGCCGCGCCTGTCCGCCCGGATCCCGGTTCAGCCGGATCACCGCCACCCAGGGGGTCTGA
- a CDS encoding LysR substrate-binding domain-containing protein translates to MAKSFTLVQLKYFTVVARLENMRAAAFELDVTQSTLSAAIHKLEREVGAKLFHRRSNRGLRLTAEGRRLLMGARTVLEDADQLYRSVRAEREELAGDLVAGIFSPIAPFLAPRILTAFQHQHPAIRLSFLEADQETLMRSLAEGTCETALMYDLGLSTSYEYRVLRRVPPHLLVSENHPRARHPDVPVHLREFEDEPFVLLDLKHSREYYLDIFKRLGLRPRIRHLVSGYETVRSYVSMGHGYSLLNWRLAGDVTYAGGRVVPLELADQLAPIELVLVRLRGARTTRKSIAFQEICSTLHSADSGSTLF, encoded by the coding sequence ATGGCGAAGTCGTTCACGCTGGTACAGCTGAAGTACTTCACGGTCGTCGCGCGGCTGGAGAACATGCGTGCGGCCGCGTTCGAGCTCGACGTCACCCAGTCCACGCTGTCGGCGGCCATCCACAAGCTGGAGCGCGAGGTGGGGGCGAAGCTGTTCCACCGCCGGTCCAACCGCGGCCTCCGCCTGACCGCGGAAGGGCGGCGTCTACTGATGGGGGCCAGAACGGTCCTCGAAGATGCCGACCAGCTCTACCGCTCGGTGCGCGCCGAGCGCGAGGAACTGGCGGGCGATCTGGTCGCGGGAATCTTCTCGCCGATCGCTCCCTTTCTCGCACCGAGGATCCTCACGGCATTCCAGCATCAGCATCCGGCGATCAGACTCAGCTTTCTCGAAGCCGACCAGGAGACGCTCATGCGATCCCTGGCCGAGGGAACCTGCGAGACCGCGCTGATGTACGACCTCGGGTTGAGTACGAGCTACGAATATCGGGTGCTGCGGCGAGTCCCCCCGCACCTGCTGGTTTCGGAGAATCACCCGCGTGCACGCCATCCGGACGTCCCCGTGCACCTGCGCGAATTCGAGGACGAGCCGTTCGTGCTGCTCGACCTGAAACACAGCCGGGAGTACTACCTCGACATCTTCAAGCGATTGGGACTGCGTCCGCGCATCCGGCATCTGGTGTCCGGCTACGAGACGGTGCGGTCGTACGTCAGCATGGGACATGGCTATTCGCTGCTGAATTGGCGGTTGGCGGGCGATGTGACGTACGCGGGGGGACGGGTCGTTCCGCTGGAACTGGCCGATCAACTGGCGCCGATCGAACTGGTCCTGGTGCGGTTGCGGGGTGCGCGGACGACGCGGAAATCGATCGCATTCCAAGAAATCTGCTCGACCCTGCACAGCGCCGATAGCGGCTCCACGCTCTTCTGA